The Achromobacter spanius genome includes the window GGCGCTGTCCGCCATGGCTTGGCCGGGCCTGAACCGGCCGGCGGTAGCCGCGGCGCCGACCGCGCCAAACGCTGCGAACGACGCAATCTCCTCAAATGCTGCGAACGCCGCAATTGCCCCAGACGCTGCAGTTGCCCCGAGCGCTGCAAACGCTGCAAACTCCCCAAGCGCTGCAAGCGCCCCAAACACACCGACCGCGCACTTGCCCCGCGTCATCCCCCGGCTGGCGATGCACTACGGCGTGTTCGGCGTCGGCTACATCATTCCCGCAACATTCCTGCCCGCCATGGCCAAGCAGGTGATCCCCAACCCCGCGATCTTCGGCTGGGCCTGGCCGCTATTTGGCCTGGCGGCGGCGGTGTCTTGCCTGCTGGTGCCCCGCCTGGCGCGCGGACGCGACGAAAAGCGCGTCTGGCAAGCTGCACAGGCGCTGATGGCCGCCGGCATGCTGGCGGCGGCGCTGTGGCACCACATTGCCGCCGTGATTGTGGCCGCGCTGCTGGTGGGCGGCACCTTCATGGTGATTACTCAGGCCGGCATATTGACGGCCCGGCGCATGGCGGGGGCCGCTGCCCCGCGTGCCGCCGCCATCATGACCGCCGCCTTTGCAGCGGGCCAGATCCTGGGACCGCTCCTGGCATCGTGGGCGGCCCACTGGGGCGCTGGCCTGGCGCAGGTGCTGGGCGGCGGCGCGGCGCTGCTGGCGCTGTCGGCCTGGCGGTTGGGAAAAATCACGACAGAAGGCGAAGGCGCTGGGCATAATGCGATCGGCCCCAAGGGCTGTATCCATTAAAAAGAGAACGAGGAGTCACCCAGCATGAAAGCACTGCGCCCCCTGATTGCCACCCTGGCGGCTGTTACCGCCTTCAGCGGCGCCGCCCACGCCCAAGCCACCGACTGGCCCGCCAAGCCCATCACCATGATCGTGCCCTACGCACCGGGTGGCTTTGCAGATACGCGCGTGCGCCTCCTGGCGCGCAAGCTGGGCGAATCGCTGGGGCAACCCATCGTGGTTGAAAACAAGGCGGGCGCGGGCGGCGTGGTCGGCACCAACCTGATCGCGAAGGCCGCGCCTGACGGCTACACCATCGGCACGGGCA containing:
- a CDS encoding YbfB/YjiJ family MFS transporter, which gives rise to MSTPAYPSVSDSRSAASLAWPAALALAAAMGIGRFAFTPVWPLMAQEGGLSLAQGSWIASANYAGYLLGALAAVAWPVRHARAQLAISLLAVALLTLAMPLAHNVAVWCVLRLAAGYASASAFICVASSRVVPQGDPREPATAALTYAGVGAGIALTGLACLALMAWQVGADGNWLMLGALTLALSAMAWPGLNRPAVAAAPTAPNAANDAISSNAANAAIAPDAAVAPSAANAANSPSAASAPNTPTAHLPRVIPRLAMHYGVFGVGYIIPATFLPAMAKQVIPNPAIFGWAWPLFGLAAAVSCLLVPRLARGRDEKRVWQAAQALMAAGMLAAALWHHIAAVIVAALLVGGTFMVITQAGILTARRMAGAAAPRAAAIMTAAFAAGQILGPLLASWAAHWGAGLAQVLGGGAALLALSAWRLGKITTEGEGAGHNAIGPKGCIH